The genome window GCAGCACGGCGGTCTTCATCGGAGCGCTCCTTCCGTAGGGGAGGCCGTGGAGGCCGCCGTGGGGGCGGCCGTCGAGACGACCTCGTGGTTCGCGAGGGCGTCCTGGGTGGTCAGCGCGTCCTCCGCGAGCCGCGCCTGCGCGAGCACACGCTCGGCCTTCGGACGACCCGCCTTCGACACACCGGACAGGGCGTTGCGCGACCAGGTGAGCAGCCCCGTAACCCCGCCGACGATGGCGAGCGACGTCACCAGCAGGACCAGCGACATCGCCACTGCGAACTGCTGGTGCACGCCCGCCGACAGCTGGGCCGAGATGGTGTTGCCGAGCATCTGCCCGTTCGGCCCGCCGAGGATGGCGGGCTCGGCGAACGCGCCGACGGTCTGGACGAAGGTGAGGGCGAAGTTCACCCCGATCATCGCGGTCGACAGCGGCCAGATCACCCGGGTGAACACGAAGCCCTTCGACGCGCCCAGCGTGCGGGAGGCCTCCAGCACGGAGCCGCTGATCTGCTCCGACGCCGAATACATCACCAGGATCGCCGTCGGGATCGACTCCTGCACCAGCATCAGGATGTTCGCCGCCGGGGTGTACATGATCGACGCCTGCGGGTCCGCCAGCCCGATCGCCGACAGCAGCGACATCACCGGACCACCGGCCTGGATCAGGCTGACGAACCCGTAGATCAGCAGCAACTGCGAGGTGATGTAGGGGATGATGACGAATCCGAGGATCAACGGCTTCACCCGCGGGCTGGTGTACCGGGCCAGCGCCCACGCCGCCGGCCACGCCAGCGCGATGCTCACCACCGTCACGCCGAACGCGATCAGCAGCGTCCGGCCCAGCAACGACATGTACACCGGGCTCGAGAACATCTCGGCGAAGTTCTCGACGGTCAGGCTGCCGGAGCCGTTCGTGAACCCGATGATCAGCAGCGCCACCAGCGGGAGCAGGGCGAACAGGACGAGCAGGAGGCCGCCGGGGGTGAGCAGGAAGCCCGTGCCCAGGGCCCCTCTGGCCCGCCGCCGGGGACGGCGGGCCAGAGACAGCGGGGCGGTGGTCATCAGGAGCCGGCTTTCACCTGCGTCCAGGCGTCGACCCACGACTGGAGCCGGTCCGCGGGCTGCGGGAGCTGCAGCGCGAGGCTCGAGATCTTGTCGGGGTTCGCCTGGAGGCGGTCCAGGGTGGCCGGTTCGAGCGACGCGACGACCGACTTGTTCGCCGGGGCGGGCGAGGAGTCGGCGGGAGTGTTCGCCCACTTGGTCAGGAAGTCCTTGCCGGTCATGTAGTTGAGCCACTTGTACGCGAGGTCGAGGTTCTTGGTCTTGGCCGCAATCGCCCAGTTGTCGATCCAGCCGACCGCGCCCTCCTTGGTGATCTCGTACCTGAAGTTCGCCGTGCCGGGCGCGTTGCCGGCGACCAGGCCGCCGATGCCGTCCGAGTTCGCGATCCCTGCGACGATGGCGCCGCTGGCGATGCCCTTGGCGAGGTCGTCGGTCGACGAGTACAGCAGCTTCGCGTTGTCCTTCAGCTTCTGCAGGGCCGGGGTGACCTTCGCCATGTCCGGGTTCTGCGGGTCCTCGCCGAGGTACATGGCCGTGATCGGGACGAGCACGGTGGCGTCGTCGATCAGGGCGATCTGTCCCTTGTACTTCGGGTCCCAGAGCACGCTGAGCGAGTCGGGCGTCGGCGTCACCTTGCTGCCGTCGAAGAACAGCCCGGTGCTGCCCCAGGTCCACGGGACGCCGTACAGTTTGCCGTCCTTGCGGATCTCCTTGCGTCCGGAGAAGTCGGAGTACAGGTCGTTGTAGTTGGTCAGCTTGGAGGTGTCCAGCTCGTGGAAGATGCCCTGGTCGATGCCCTGCCCGATGTACTGGATGTTCGGCAGCGCCACGTCGATCGCGCCGTTGGCCTTGCTCACCAGCTGCAGCTCGTTCGACTCGGAGTCGATGTACTGGAACTTGAGGGTGGCCCCGGTCTCCTTCTTGAAGTCGGTCGCGACCCAGGGCAGGTCGGCGCCGTAGCCCTTCCAGATCGCGACGGTCAGGGTGTTGCTGTCGCTGCCCGAGGCGCTGGGCGACAGGGAGCACGAGGTCAGGGCGACAGCCGCCGCGACGGCTGCTCCGACCGCGATGGTGGTCCGACGCGCGATGGAGCGGCGCCGTTGCCCTTTGGTGCTGCGTGAGTCTTTCACGTCATTCTCTCCTTGTTGTTGGTGCATGGATCCACTCGTGGCGGTGGAGGTCGGTCAGAGGATGCCGGCGGTGGCGTCCTCCAGGTAGTTGCGCGCCGCGATGAGCTGCCCGACCGGATCGGAGGCGGCGTCGAGTTCCAGCAGGATGCCGCCTTCGTAGCCGATCTCCGCGAGAGTGGCCGCGAACGCGGGCCAGTCGACGATGCCCTGGCCGGCCGCGCGGAAGTACGGGCGGTGCCGCTCCCAGATGCCCTCGTCCACGAGCGCGTTCTCGCGGAAGGCGCCCGCGGCGTCCTTCCAGTGCGCGATGACGACGCGTTCGCGGTGGCGCGAGACGAGCTGCACCGGGTCTCCCCCGCCGAGCACGATGTGGCCGGTGTCCGGGCAGAACGCGACGAGGAACGGATCGGTCAGCAGCAGGAACAGGTCGACATCCCGCGGCGTCCAGAACACCGAGTGGCTCTCGGTGTGCAGCGCGAGCGTCACGCCGTGCCGGGCGGTGATCGCGCCGACCTCGTTGGCGATGCCGGCGATCGGCAGCGCCGTGGCGAGGTCCACGGGGGCGAGCCCGTCGCCCTCCGCGTTGTTGCGGCGCATCGGGAGCCCTGCGACCAGGTAGGACGCGCCGATCCCGGCGAGGAAGGCGGCCTCGGTCTCCGCCGCGGCGAGGATGGCGGCGCGCGTGGCCGGATCGGTGACATCCTCCGCGTGTTCGATCTCGGCGAAGTAGGCGCTGACCACCGAGAGGCCGCGGCGCTCCAGCTCGGCGGCGAAGGCCTCGACGGAACCGTAGGCGGCGATCGCGGTGAGGCGGTCGGCGGGCGGGAAGGTCATCTCCAGTTCCGTCACGCCGGCTTCCTGCAGGGCGTCGAGGATGGTGTCCCAGACGCGGCGCGGCTCGGCGGCGGCGAGGGCCTCCAGCTCCGCGCTGCCGGTGAGGCCCCAGAAGCCCGGGTCGAAGAAGGTGATCAGGTCGACGCCGAAGGCGCGGGTGGTGGTTGCGGTGCTGGCGGTCATGCGATCGCGGTCTCCTCGAGGGATGCCGAGCGCCAGGTCCCCGTGGATGGGGCGGGGCGCTCGCAGGTGGTGGTCAGGGTGTGGACGCCGTCGGTGCCGTTCGCGATCGCGTCGAGCACCTCCAGCACGTGCAGGGCGAAGTCGGCGCTGGTGCGGTGCGGCTCGCCCGTCAGCGCGGCGGCGAGGTCGGCGACGCCGGGGCCGCGCAGCGGAAGCAGTTCCTCCAGGAGACCGTCGGTGAAGCCGTCGATGACGGGAGGCAGCTCGCGCCACTCCCCTTCTCCATGCAGGCGCACGCGAACCGCGTCGTCGTAGTTGTTGGGGTCGGGGACGCTCAGCGTGCCCTTCGAGCCGTACAGCTCGATGAACGGGAGGTTGTGATCCCAGACGTCGAAGCTCGCGAGCACCGTGCCGATCGCGCCGGAGGCGAAGTCCAGCGTCGCCGAGGCGTGCGTCGGGATGGTCACGTCGATGGACTCCACCCGCCGCTCCGGGGTGGAGACCGGGCGGACGGTGCTGCCGATCCGGGCGCGGGCGGACACGCTGGCCACCGGGCCGAGCAGGTTGACCAGCGCGGCGATGTAGTAGGGGCCCATGTCGAGCGCCGGGCCGCCGCCGGGGATGAAGAGGAAGGTCGGGTCCGGGTGCCAGAGCTCGGCCTTGCTGTGCGTGACGAAGGCGCTCGCGCCGATCACCTCGCCGATCAGGCCCTCGTCCACGGCGGCGCGGGCGGTCTGACCCGCCGAGCCCAGGAACGTGTCCGGCGCGGAGCCGAAGAGCACGCCGCGCTCGCGGGCCTCGGCCACCAGCGGAGCCGCCGTGGCGAAGGAGGCCGTGAGCGGCTTCTCGGTGAACACGTGCTTGCCCGTCGCGAGCAGGGCGCGGGTGACGCTCTCGTGCGCCAGCGGCGGGGTGAGGTTGACCAGGATGTCGACGCCCTCCGCCGCGGCCAGCTCCTCGACGCTCGCGAAGACGGGGACGCCGTAGCGCTCCCCCGCCGCCTGTGCGAGCTCCTGGCTCAGGTCCGTGCAGCCGACGATCCGGAGGCCGTCGAACCGCTCCAGCCCGCGGAAGTACGCACCGGAGATGTTGCCGCAGCCGACGATGCCGACACCGATCCGGTCTTTCTGAACAGTCAACGCTCACCCTTCTTCTTCGAAGCTCTCGGCGGAGGAAGCACAGTCGCTTTCCGCTGTTGAACGGGAACGTTAGCAATTATGCGCGGTAATAGCAAAACTATTTTTTCTCGCGTAAGATCAGGCACTGGCACGAAGGGGTAGACCAGACATGGATCATTCGGAGATGCGGCAGCGCAACGCCGCCAGCACGCTCGGCATCCTGTACCGCACCGGTCCGGCGAAGATGACCGCGCTACAGCAGGAGTCCGGCCTGTCCCGCCGGACCATCGAGCTGATCCTCGACGACCTGATGGAATCCGGCTGGGTCGTCGAGCTGGCCGCGGCCTCCCCCGACACCCGGACGGTCGGGCGCCCCGCGCGCTCGTTCGCGTTCCGGTACGACGCCGCGTGCGTCGTCGCGCTGCAGCTGGAGGCCGGCCAGATCCACGCCACGGTCGCCGACCTGGCGACCACCATCCTCGGCGACCTGCGGGTGCCGCTGCCGATCAAGACCTCCCGGGCCCAGCGCCTCAGCCTGCTGGACGACTGCGTGACGCGCGTGCTGGCCGAGGCCGGCGTCGAGCGGTCGGCTGTCGTCGCCGTCACCGTCTCCACCCCCGGCATCGTCCGCGACGACGGGATGGTCGACCTCCCGATGACCATGCCCGAGTGGACCGGCTTCTCCCTGCGCGACGCCGTCGGCGAGCTGTTCGACTGCCCGGTGCGGGTCGAGAACGACGCGAAGATCGCCGCCCTCGGCGAGAAGTGGTCGCGCGACGGCGAGGTGCAGGACTTCGCCTACATCTTCTCGGACAGCGAGCGCATCGGTATCGGTCTGGTGCTGCGCAACGAGCTGTACCGCGGCCGCGACGGCGCGGCCGGCGAGGTCAGCTGGGCGCGCGACCTGGGCTTGCACGACCTGGTCAGCCCGCTGCTCGTGGACCTCGACGACGAGCTGGCGCCCGGCCACGCGGCGACCTGGGCGCTGGTGACCGCGGCCCGCGCGGGCGAGCCGCACGCGCTGGAGGAGGTCGACCGCCTGGCGAGCGCGCTCAGCACCGGCGTCACCCTGATCGCGTGGCTGCTGGCGCCGGAGGAGATCATCCTGGGCGGCTCGCTCGGCACCCTGCAGGACCTCCTCATCCCCGCGCTCGAGCGGAAGCTCGCCACCAACGACCGGCCCATCGAGACCCGGCTGCGCGGCTCGCAGTACGGCGACGCGAGCGTCCTCACCGGCTGCCTGCGCATGTGCATCGAGTCGCTCGGCGAGCAGCTGTTCAGGCCGGCCGGGGTCGCCACGATCGGACGCGCCCGCATCCCGGCGCCGCCCACCCCCGAGGAGGCCGCCAGCTAGCCACGCTCACGCGCCCGCTTCCGCGCTCGCGTCCCGCAGGAGGTCGGGGCCCGACACGCGCTCGATCTCCTTCCGGACGCCGTTCGGGAGGAGATTTCGGCGCGTCTTCCTTCAGGAGACGACGTACCCCAGCCCCACCGCCGTCTCCAGCGTCGCGCTGGCCGCGGCGAGCGAGACGCTCCAGGTCTGGTCGCCGACCACGCCGTCCACTGTGACGTGACCCCAGCCCTGGAAGGCCTCCACCGAGGCGCGGGTGTGCGGACCGAAGATCCCATCGATCCCGCCCGGGGTGACGCCGCCCCACTGGTCGGCGCCGTTGGTGAGGACGGTCTGGAGGCTGGACACGACCGCGCCCGTCGACCCTTCGCTCAGCACCGGCATCGGCCCGCCGTCCGGCAGGGCCGCCCAGGTGAGCGGCCCCACGATCCCGTCCGGCACGACGCCGGCGCCGCTCTGGAAGTCGACGATCGCGGCCTTCGTCGCCGGCCCGAAGATCCCGTCGACGACGATGCCGAGGTTCGGCGTGCGCCGCACCGCTCGTTGCGCGCGCTTGACGGCGTCGCCGGTGTCGCCCTCCTGCACGGTCGGCTGTCCTGGATTCGACATGATCGCTCCTCTCGTTCAGGCGCGCCCGGCTCCGCCCGACCGAGCGAACAGGTTCGCGCCGGGATGCTGCGAGCAGCATCCCAGACCGCCCTGTCTACGGCAAGGGCGCGCGGCCTCCGTCCCGGGTCCGGGACTCCTCCGCGTGGCCGCCGGTGTCCCGCGAACGGGGGGCATACCGTGGACGCATGGCGATCAGAATCGAGCTGCGGACGGCGGACTGCCCCGTCTGCGGCAAGCGCATGAACGGCACGGTGAAGATGCTCGGCACGCCGGGCCAGGCCGGCTTCCGCACGGCCCCGCAGGATGTGCACTGCGTGTCCGGCTGCGAGCGGGCCCTCGGCGACAACCGGGAGCGGATGCTCGGGGTGTTCCAGGAGTAGCGGCCCCGATCGTCCTCCCCCGCCGGTGCGAGCGTCCGTTACCGTGGATGCCATCGCTCGGGATCCGCACGCTCGGGATCCGCGTGCTCGCCGCGTCGTTTCTTAGCCGCGTCGTTTCTTAGCCGAGTCTGGGAACCGGTACGTCACGATTCTTCAGCGGCGTCGGCAGTAGGAACCCTCCCCAAGGAAGTTGCTCCGGCGCCGCTTTCGCGCCCTCCGCCGCGCCGAGGGACGGGAGCCTAGCCCTTCCGCCGCATCCAGTGCTCGCGCATGAACGTGCGCCCCCACCAGGCGCTCAGCCCGTTGCCGTCGTACTCCTCCGGATCGGCGTCGAGCACCTCGTTCCCCTGCGGTTTCGGCAGCGCGGCCGCGTCGTCGTCCGTCAGGCTGGTGTGCACGGCGCTCGGCGTGATCCGCCCCACGACGTCCGCATCCACGAAGCGCAGGCCCGCCGAGGTCTTCACGGCGAGGCCGTCGAACAGGTCGATCGTGCTGTCCTGCAGCACATGCTCCACCCTCCCGATCTCAGCGCCGTCGGCGGTGAAGACCGGAGTGCCCTTCTGGAGGGCGGTGTAGGCGATGGGGGTGTCGTCGGTCACGGGGTCACTGTACGCCGCGGGATCGGGCGAGAGGTGCGACACGCAGTGGGCGAGCCGCCGCGCGGCGGAGGGCGTTCCGGCGTGAGGTCATCACGGACGCGATCGACAGCCACGACAGGATCCCCACAATGGACAGCGCGGAACCGATGGAGAGCACGGAGGCGAAGGATCCGATCGACCCGATCGACAGCGCCGAGCCGACACTGCCGATCGACAGCACCGAGTTCTTCGAGCCGATCGACAGGACGGACCCGCTCGAACGGATCGACAAGACCGACGGGTCCGAATCCATGGCAACCACCCCTCAGAGAACCGGCGAGCGCAAGGCTACGCCCCCACGGCGGCGAGGTGCACGGGATTCAGGGGCGCAGCCCGCGCAGGGAGATAGCAACGACCTGGTCGGGCTGCCCCAGTTGCGGGTAGTAGTCGGCGAGCCCGATGCCGCTGAGCATCCGAAGCACGTCGTTTGCGAAACTGTCGGTCAGAATCTCGCCGTAGGCTGCGCATCGGCGCTCAGCTCAGAGGGATGTGAGCGAGAACTGTCAGATCCCACGGACCA of Leifsonia shinshuensis contains these proteins:
- a CDS encoding extracellular solute-binding protein; protein product: MKDSRSTKGQRRRSIARRTTIAVGAAVAAAVALTSCSLSPSASGSDSNTLTVAIWKGYGADLPWVATDFKKETGATLKFQYIDSESNELQLVSKANGAIDVALPNIQYIGQGIDQGIFHELDTSKLTNYNDLYSDFSGRKEIRKDGKLYGVPWTWGSTGLFFDGSKVTPTPDSLSVLWDPKYKGQIALIDDATVLVPITAMYLGEDPQNPDMAKVTPALQKLKDNAKLLYSSTDDLAKGIASGAIVAGIANSDGIGGLVAGNAPGTANFRYEITKEGAVGWIDNWAIAAKTKNLDLAYKWLNYMTGKDFLTKWANTPADSSPAPANKSVVASLEPATLDRLQANPDKISSLALQLPQPADRLQSWVDAWTQVKAGS
- a CDS encoding ABC transporter permease, with product MTTAPLSLARRPRRRARGALGTGFLLTPGGLLLVLFALLPLVALLIIGFTNGSGSLTVENFAEMFSSPVYMSLLGRTLLIAFGVTVVSIALAWPAAWALARYTSPRVKPLILGFVIIPYITSQLLLIYGFVSLIQAGGPVMSLLSAIGLADPQASIMYTPAANILMLVQESIPTAILVMYSASEQISGSVLEASRTLGASKGFVFTRVIWPLSTAMIGVNFALTFVQTVGAFAEPAILGGPNGQMLGNTISAQLSAGVHQQFAVAMSLVLLVTSLAIVGGVTGLLTWSRNALSGVSKAGRPKAERVLAQARLAEDALTTQDALANHEVVSTAAPTAASTASPTEGALR
- a CDS encoding sugar phosphate isomerase/epimerase family protein → MTASTATTTRAFGVDLITFFDPGFWGLTGSAELEALAAAEPRRVWDTILDALQEAGVTELEMTFPPADRLTAIAAYGSVEAFAAELERRGLSVVSAYFAEIEHAEDVTDPATRAAILAAAETEAAFLAGIGASYLVAGLPMRRNNAEGDGLAPVDLATALPIAGIANEVGAITARHGVTLALHTESHSVFWTPRDVDLFLLLTDPFLVAFCPDTGHIVLGGGDPVQLVSRHRERVVIAHWKDAAGAFRENALVDEGIWERHRPYFRAAGQGIVDWPAFAATLAEIGYEGGILLELDAASDPVGQLIAARNYLEDATAGIL
- a CDS encoding ROK family protein, producing the protein MRQRNAASTLGILYRTGPAKMTALQQESGLSRRTIELILDDLMESGWVVELAAASPDTRTVGRPARSFAFRYDAACVVALQLEAGQIHATVADLATTILGDLRVPLPIKTSRAQRLSLLDDCVTRVLAEAGVERSAVVAVTVSTPGIVRDDGMVDLPMTMPEWTGFSLRDAVGELFDCPVRVENDAKIAALGEKWSRDGEVQDFAYIFSDSERIGIGLVLRNELYRGRDGAAGEVSWARDLGLHDLVSPLLVDLDDELAPGHAATWALVTAARAGEPHALEEVDRLASALSTGVTLIAWLLAPEEIILGGSLGTLQDLLIPALERKLATNDRPIETRLRGSQYGDASVLTGCLRMCIESLGEQLFRPAGVATIGRARIPAPPTPEEAAS
- a CDS encoding peptidoglycan-binding domain-containing protein — protein: MSNPGQPTVQEGDTGDAVKRAQRAVRRTPNLGIVVDGIFGPATKAAIVDFQSGAGVVPDGIVGPLTWAALPDGGPMPVLSEGSTGAVVSSLQTVLTNGADQWGGVTPGGIDGIFGPHTRASVEAFQGWGHVTVDGVVGDQTWSVSLAAASATLETAVGLGYVVS
- a CDS encoding Gfo/Idh/MocA family protein, whose protein sequence is MTVQKDRIGVGIVGCGNISGAYFRGLERFDGLRIVGCTDLSQELAQAAGERYGVPVFASVEELAAAEGVDILVNLTPPLAHESVTRALLATGKHVFTEKPLTASFATAAPLVAEARERGVLFGSAPDTFLGSAGQTARAAVDEGLIGEVIGASAFVTHSKAELWHPDPTFLFIPGGGPALDMGPYYIAALVNLLGPVASVSARARIGSTVRPVSTPERRVESIDVTIPTHASATLDFASGAIGTVLASFDVWDHNLPFIELYGSKGTLSVPDPNNYDDAVRVRLHGEGEWRELPPVIDGFTDGLLEELLPLRGPGVADLAAALTGEPHRTSADFALHVLEVLDAIANGTDGVHTLTTTCERPAPSTGTWRSASLEETAIA